The following proteins are co-located in the Candidatus Zixiibacteriota bacterium genome:
- a CDS encoding DEAD/DEAH box helicase, which translates to MTDKTIQYPHNGFNGLGIAPSLLDAIDRLKFTEPTPIQRRSIPTAIKGKDLIAVAQTGTGKTFAYGIPIIQRLAQIKGRCLVIAPTRELALQVDDALNAIGRSLGLTTTVLIGGASMSVQLRCLRRKPRVIVATPGRLIDHLEHRTVNLADVKILVLDEADRMLDMGFAPQINRILAVIPKKRQVMLFSATIPKEIITLARREMNLPVHVEVAPSGSTPDKIIQEMFFVERGSKTQLLEVMLERYLGPVLIFTRTKHGARKLAREVRSMGHTAAEIHSNRSLPQRREALDGFKSGKYRALVATDVASRGIDVMGIELVVNYDLPTNTEDYVHRIGRTGRAGHSGRSVSFATLDQKKDVKSIERLIKTDLPKSALPSLPPSRKRKTAAKSSGSSKPPRRRPSTQRQSNKPRHNTGRKKRKGQKREN; encoded by the coding sequence ATGACTGACAAGACAATCCAATATCCCCACAACGGATTCAACGGTTTGGGCATAGCGCCCAGCCTGCTAGATGCCATTGACCGCCTCAAATTCACCGAACCAACACCGATCCAGCGGCGGTCCATTCCCACAGCTATCAAGGGTAAGGATCTTATTGCTGTTGCGCAAACTGGGACTGGCAAAACATTCGCTTATGGTATTCCAATCATTCAGCGCCTGGCCCAGATTAAGGGACGGTGTCTTGTCATAGCCCCGACTCGTGAGCTGGCTCTTCAGGTTGACGATGCGCTGAACGCGATCGGCCGCTCACTTGGACTGACAACTACTGTACTGATTGGCGGAGCATCAATGTCTGTTCAACTCCGTTGTCTCAGACGGAAACCTCGTGTCATTGTAGCCACGCCTGGGCGTCTTATTGACCATCTCGAACACCGGACTGTCAACCTTGCTGACGTAAAAATACTTGTTCTGGATGAGGCGGACCGTATGCTTGATATGGGATTTGCACCCCAGATCAACAGGATATTGGCTGTCATTCCAAAGAAACGTCAGGTAATGCTCTTTTCGGCTACTATTCCGAAGGAGATCATAACCCTTGCTCGACGCGAAATGAATCTGCCGGTTCATGTCGAAGTCGCCCCTTCAGGGAGCACACCTGATAAGATTATCCAAGAGATGTTTTTCGTCGAAAGAGGATCGAAAACCCAGTTGCTCGAAGTTATGCTTGAGCGATATCTAGGTCCAGTTCTCATCTTTACACGGACCAAGCACGGGGCGCGTAAACTTGCCCGTGAGGTCAGATCTATGGGGCATACGGCGGCGGAAATCCATTCCAATCGAAGCCTGCCACAGCGTCGCGAAGCTCTTGATGGTTTTAAGTCTGGAAAGTACCGTGCGCTGGTGGCGACCGACGTCGCCTCCCGGGGAATTGACGTTATGGGTATTGAGCTTGTTGTAAACTATGATCTCCCAACGAACACCGAGGACTATGTTCATCGAATCGGGCGCACCGGGAGAGCCGGCCATTCCGGTCGATCGGTGTCTTTTGCTACTCTCGATCAAAAGAAAGATGTAAAGAGCATCGAGCGACTAATCAAAACTGACCTGCCTAAGTCGGCACTGCCGAGCCTGCCCCCTTCGCGCAAGCGGAAGACCGCTGCCAAATCCTCTGGCAGTAGCAAACCACCACGACGCAGACCCTCAACACAAAGGCAGTCAAATAAACCACGCCATAACACAGGACGGAAGAAACGTAAAGGCCAGAAGAGAGAAAATTAA
- a CDS encoding protein kinase gives MIVRQPFFIEPGRTLGPHYIVEGSLGSGWEGEVYRVRERRTGIIRAAKIFYDQKGVREAPFLRYARKLYKLKSCPIIIQYHHHDSVQIESRRFDFLVSDFVEGEVLSDFLNRQPHYRLSHFEALHLIYSMAIGLEQIHHLGEYHGDIHSDNVMVKRIGIGFDVHLIDFFDLGRSTKAKIQNDVINLVSVFYDVIGRQNYYSEAPEQIKRIIQGRKRRLISAKYKNAGQLRIALENLQW, from the coding sequence ATGATAGTAAGGCAACCTTTTTTTATTGAGCCGGGTCGAACATTGGGACCACATTACATTGTCGAAGGCTCATTGGGCAGTGGCTGGGAGGGCGAGGTTTATCGTGTCCGTGAACGAAGAACAGGAATAATTCGAGCGGCTAAAATCTTTTATGATCAAAAGGGAGTAAGAGAAGCACCATTTTTGAGGTATGCCCGCAAGCTCTATAAACTCAAATCCTGCCCAATCATTATCCAGTACCATCATCATGATTCGGTACAGATCGAAAGCCGGCGGTTTGACTTTCTGGTTTCGGATTTTGTCGAAGGTGAGGTGCTGTCAGATTTTCTTAACAGACAACCGCATTACAGGCTCAGCCATTTTGAGGCATTACATCTGATCTACTCGATGGCAATTGGTTTGGAACAGATCCATCATCTGGGTGAATACCATGGTGATATACATTCTGACAATGTCATGGTCAAACGAATAGGTATAGGTTTCGATGTTCATTTGATAGATTTTTTTGACCTGGGACGCTCTACGAAAGCCAAAATTCAAAACGATGTCATCAATCTTGTTTCGGTTTTCTACGATGTCATCGGCAGACAGAATTACTACTCAGAAGCACCTGAACAGATCAAGCGGATTATACAGGGTCGTAAACGCAGATTGATTAGCGCAAAGTATAAAAATGCCGGCCAACTACGTATCGCACTCGAAAACCTTCAATGGTAA
- a CDS encoding dipeptide epimerase, which translates to MKIRNLEIWPVTFKLSKPYTIAYETVSSVTNIFLRIETDKNINGCGCSAPDYEVTGETPETVQQDFKSTIEPVLKGSDPLRIAAINEKLTEKLSKRPAAMALVDMALYDILGKVSGLPVYLLLGGYRDSIKTSITIGIADLNETVKRAIELIGEGFRAIKIKGGKSLEEDIERVIKVREAVGKTIELRFDANQGYTSEQTLEFVTAVRSAKLELIEQPTPREQTDLLGKLSQQVALPVMADESLLGLRDAFKLAKRDLVDMINIKLMKCGGIYQALHMNSIARAAGYEVMVGCMDESALGISAGLHFALARPNVAYADLDGHMDLLDDPTSGTVTLKKGRLYPTGKPGLGFELKQ; encoded by the coding sequence GTGAAAATTAGAAATCTTGAGATCTGGCCGGTAACGTTTAAGCTTTCAAAACCTTATACGATAGCGTACGAGACTGTATCGTCAGTTACTAATATTTTTCTAAGGATCGAGACAGATAAAAATATTAACGGTTGTGGTTGTTCTGCGCCGGACTATGAGGTCACCGGTGAAACACCGGAAACCGTGCAACAAGACTTTAAATCGACGATCGAGCCTGTCCTCAAAGGAAGTGATCCCCTGAGAATAGCAGCGATAAATGAAAAGCTGACCGAGAAGCTTTCTAAAAGACCCGCTGCAATGGCATTGGTTGATATGGCATTGTACGACATACTCGGAAAAGTATCCGGATTGCCTGTGTATTTGTTGCTGGGAGGTTATCGAGATAGTATTAAAACCAGCATAACCATAGGCATTGCGGACTTAAACGAAACAGTCAAACGAGCGATTGAATTAATCGGTGAAGGTTTTCGAGCGATAAAGATCAAGGGCGGTAAAAGCCTCGAAGAAGATATCGAACGTGTTATCAAAGTCAGGGAGGCTGTCGGTAAGACAATCGAACTTCGTTTCGATGCCAACCAGGGGTACACATCCGAACAAACGCTTGAATTCGTAACCGCTGTCCGCTCTGCAAAACTGGAGCTGATTGAACAACCGACACCTCGTGAGCAAACCGATCTGCTTGGTAAATTATCGCAACAGGTGGCATTGCCGGTTATGGCCGATGAATCTCTTTTGGGATTGCGCGACGCTTTCAAACTGGCAAAGCGCGACCTGGTGGACATGATCAATATCAAGCTGATGAAATGCGGTGGTATCTACCAGGCATTACACATGAACTCTATCGCCAGAGCTGCCGGCTATGAAGTTATGGTTGGATGTATGGATGAGTCTGCCCTGGGGATTTCCGCCGGTTTACATTTTGCGCTGGCAAGGCCAAACGTGGCCTATGCCGATCTGGATGGGCACATGGATTTACTCGATGATCCGACTTCAGGGACTGTCACACTGAAGAAAGGCAGATTATATCCTACCGGAAAACCGGGACTGGGATTTGAACTAAAACAATGA